The segment AAGTTagtattttatctttttttacttgttaattaaattaaaatagttagtactcatattttttttattatttatttacagctTATGAAACCAAAAATACCTCTTTATCCAACAATTAATATCCAAGTTAAAGGATATAATTTTCCAGTGTTGGAACAATTTCAAAAGTTGGTTCATCAGCTAGCTGAAAATATGGATATTGATGTTGAAAACAGGtagctttttaaaataatataaatactcaaattatattatttaaaaaacctcaattaattaataaataaatgtatttgtaatttaattttttcagctaTGCTTTGCCAGGTAAAagtcttaaaataaaaaaatacaaactagGAAGCTCAGTTTTAGATGCTGaatataaacttgaaatataCGAGAGAAATATACAAATAAGTCATATGTCAACTCCAAAATTACCAATATTAATACGAATGATGGAGGCAGCATTACCAGAAGGTGTCACAATGACTGTTGATGAATGGACATTTGAAAAAGACGAATTACGTTATGTTCCTGATAAAGAATTAATGGATCTTAAAGTAGAACTTGAAGGAATGCAAcgtaaaaaatcataatgatatttatttaaatttaagtaaaaaatttttaaatataaaatataaaatttgtcaattaaaatgataaattatcagcTAAATAATATGAGTccttattattaatattaaaattattattgtcctGAACCTCATCCTACAAGAGACCAAAATGTAcgacttttatttttgctgCTTCTTCTGTTTTTATTGGTTCTTTTATCATCGGGTTATTTGGATCTCCAGAAtcttctaaaataaaaaaataattttaaaaatatcaccaactacttgattattaattaatagaaaaaaaattatatatttttacttgataaagGTTGAAAGTCCTTTAAATAATCCTCATTTCCCAAACAGAGAGGCAAACTTTCAGCCAATTCTCTTTTGGGATCCATTTGATGAAGTTTTGTTGCTGGACGTTTTTGAATTGGTCGATAAGGTTGTCcctaaagaaaattaaatttatcttttataattatttgcaaataaaattatttaataggtaaataaaataaaaaacttactgTTCCAGGCACTAAAATATGTGTTAcagtatttgaaaatttaacttttgGTTTTTCTGGTGAATTAATAACAGGCAATGGTGGTACATTTGATCCAGCTTTAAATTctctattgaaatttttaaatatttgattatcaTCATTCTTTAAAAATCTTGAATCAATACTTGATTTAATACGATCACTTGAATATTCTTGaccatttaaattatcacaacTTCCAGAATATTGTACACAATCAAGATCATAATTAAATCTATAagtttttttagtaatatgattttttttatcctgattttgtaaaattgttGAGACACTTTGTGAATTTTGTAATACactagaataatattttttttgtttttgaaattttataattgtatcATCAATACAACTTAAACCAGGTGTActttttgataattgtatatttttttttggtaaattattaagaTAATTTTCCAATGATTTTGTCAttgctggtggtggtggtggtacttCAATAATTCCTTCacgatttaaattttcatcatcaatttcaatatcacttgataaattatctagcaattttttgtcatttttaattattgtattatcacCTTCTTCATTGAATGATGTTGATACTAAATTATTgtctaaatttataaaattatttgatgatttttcatcTATCCCAGCTACATTTGtatcaaatgaattattattttcattattaagcAATCGTTGTGCATTATTGTCAACATTcataaatgaatattcaactgaatttggtatttcaattgaatGTGATGAATCAAAGCTCgttgttaaaaaatcattatcatttgatttttgttCTCGTAATATATCAGTGTCAATTAATTGCTGATCATtggtagtttttttaaaaaaattttcacgtTTGTAATGATTATTAACACGTAAATTTCTAAATGACGATGATAAATCATCTTTatggatatttttaaattcatgattATCATCTTTGAGTTTATAACTATTTGATTTaccaaatgatgatgatgaaaattttgtaattccacttgttaatttataatttgaatcattaaaattagttgataatgtattatcagaatttttacttgttgtttcatcattaaatgatgttgaaacaagattattatcataatttttagtaGCAAGTATTGGTAATGGTGGTATTTGACTttgtgttaaaatttttttaaattttctacgaCGTGGTGAATCTTCACTTTCACTTTCTTCAGTATATGATTCACTGTCATTTTCACTAATAGAATCAGAACAAAGTGAACATGATGGACGTGAACATGTTGAATGTGTACTTGTGCAACTATTTGATCTACTTAATAACAATTCAGCTTTATCTTTTGCTGCTTTTGCCATTGATATATCATTAACAGATAatgcataaaaattaatatccataaataaatcatgatcatttaaatcaatagcAAGTCTAAATgctttatcaaataatttatatctcataagatgatgaaaaaattttcttgttaAATCACGTATTTCATCAGCATATTCATCTTCAATAATTTGACTTATTGGAGTTATTGGAACATGAAAACTACCAAGTgcattttgaattaatatttcacGTTCTGTATTTAatggatatttaaataaataatttaatatttgatttaatgaATACATACATGATCTTGAATTTAAATCCCaattcattgataataaaatatttgttgcacGTTCTGGctgatgaatatttaaatatttataaattaatgtatcACCAGATAAATTATTACCCTCAATTATTCTTGTTATACAAATTGGtcctttttcaaataataataatatcaatgaatcattatttttatatttatcattataagtaatatttaattttttattccaatcaatttttaataatgctgattgtgttttaaaatatattgataaatcatgtaTATTTGTTGGTGATGATTCTTCATTGAGCATTTGGCTTTTAACACATGACAATGATATATCATAGTGTTGATATTGACCACGTTCATTaccaattgtaaataaataaccatCATTATGCCATGATCCAATTGTTGCTAtaaatgttgttttaattgttttatttgttccTTTTGAATGATCATGAAGTGTTATTGTACCATCAATACAACATAACAATAACATATCTTGATTTGGTGAAAATTTTGAACAACTTGTATGTGTTGGTAGTGGTATTGATACCATTTCAATTCTTTGTAATTTATCTTGTTGTGATACTTCATATGTTTGCCATTCAATCGTAACATCACCctgaattcaataaaaataataattacatttagtttaaatttaaattattattgttattaattatttttacctttctCGATACTTTTTGTTCAATTGAATGAATAACATTATCCTCTTTTGAATTGAAAGTAATACACAATGGATCAAATTCTGTTCTTAAATAACACAAAAGTTCAAATTTCAATctagaaaagaaaaacaaaaacaatcgaataattttaatgattattaaattaatatatagatatcatgaaaatatagaCTGTTATTGATCATAGCAACCgtgaaataataacaaagataatatagttttaaaaaatattattaaagaaataattaatagaagAATTAATAACTACTTAGCCCTACCGATTAATAAATTGGTATTaagtcaaaataattatatcaaagtgATGTCACAAAATTGGCATGGCCACTGGACTGAAGATACATTTAAGCCAAAAAATTTGTGCAATTGGCAGGTACCAAATTGGCATCCAAAATGGCCAGATAAGCATTGTGTATCAACTAGATTTCAGGTTGATAATTCTGGTAGATTTTTACCAGGTGTTCCATATGATAAAAGTACA is part of the Aphidius gifuensis isolate YNYX2018 linkage group LG1, ASM1490517v1, whole genome shotgun sequence genome and harbors:
- the LOC122861090 gene encoding WD repeat-containing and planar cell polarity effector protein fritz isoform X1, with the protein product MFSLVGDIKFWSCDDNINLKNTDFSAFRYYDKRIDGIYDEAKRSYCQKRDIIYNPQNKKGNKLKDGLKYLEEQLKDYTIIFCQWYDQSTIQMMLNTGLLITIQVNLSTIDIENMSFDKYLIGKVPDHISDAVITKDHLICTHTDSQITIVNFGKPKRQLFDKINKLEAKLMINELSGPCGRRIEKKIRVNKSGDLILIWWKSTTNEVYPWSPAMKEHDRANVHLYRLRGLKFELLCYLRTEFDPLCITFNSKEDNVIHSIEQKVSRKGDVTIEWQTYEVSQQDKLQRIEMVSIPLPTHTSCSKFSPNQDMLLLCCIDGTITLHDHSKGTNKTIKTTFIATIGSWHNDGYLFTIGNERGQYQHYDISLSCVKSQMLNEESSPTNIHDLSIYFKTQSALLKIDWNKKLNITYNDKYKNNDSLILLLFEKGPICITRIIEGNNLSGDTLIYKYLNIHQPERATNILLSMNWDLNSRSCMYSLNQILNYLFKYPLNTEREILIQNALGSFHVPITPISQIIEDEYADEIRDLTRKFFHHLMRYKLFDKAFRLAIDLNDHDLFMDINFYALSVNDISMAKAAKDKAELLLSRSNSCTSTHSTCSRPSCSLCSDSISENDSESYTEESESEDSPRRRKFKKILTQSQIPPLPILATKNYDNNLVSTSFNDETTSKNSDNTLSTNFNDSNYKLTSGITKFSSSSFGKSNSYKLKDDNHEFKNIHKDDLSSSFRNLRVNNHYKRENFFKKTTNDQQLIDTDILREQKSNDNDFLTTSFDSSHSIEIPNSVEYSFMNVDNNAQRLLNNENNNSFDTNVAGIDEKSSNNFINLDNNLVSTSFNEEGDNTIIKNDKKLLDNLSSDIEIDDENLNREGIIEVPPPPPAMTKSLENYLNNLPKKNIQLSKSTPGLSCIDDTIIKFQKQKKYYSSVLQNSQSVSTILQNQDKKNHITKKTYRFNYDLDCVQYSGSCDNLNGQEYSSDRIKSSIDSRFLKNDDNQIFKNFNREFKAGSNVPPLPVINSPEKPKVKFSNTVTHILVPGTGQPYRPIQKRPATKLHQMDPKRELAESLPLCLGNEDYLKDFQPLSKDSGDPNNPMIKEPIKTEEAAKIKVVHFGLL
- the LOC122861090 gene encoding WD repeat-containing and planar cell polarity effector protein fritz isoform X2 — translated: MFSLVGDIKFWSCDDNINLKNTDFSAFRYYDKRIDGIYDEAKRSYCQKRDIIYNPQNKKGNKLKDGLKYLEEQLKDYTIIFCQWYDQSTIQMMLNTGLLITIQVNLSTIDIENMSFDKYLIGKVPDHISDAVITKDHLICTHTDSQITIVNFGKPKRQLFDKINKLEAKLMINELSGPCGRRIEKKIRVNKSGDLILIWWKSTTNEVYPWSPAMKEHDRANVHLYRLRGLKFELLCYLRTEFDPLCITFNSKEDNVIHSIEQKVSRKGDVTIEWQTYEVSQQDKLQRIEMVSIPLPTHTSCSKFSPNQDMLLLCCIDGTITLHDHSKGTNKTIKTTFIATIGSWHNDGYLFTIGNERGQYQHYDISLSCVKSQMLNEESSPTNIHDLSIYFKTQSALLKIDWNKKLNITYNDKYKNNDSLILLLFEKGPICITRIIEGNNLSGDTLIYKYLNIHQPERATNILLSMNWDLNSRSCMYSLNQILNYLFKYPLNTEREILIQNALGSFHVPITPISQIIEDEYADEIRDLTRKFFHHLMRYKLFDKAFRLAIDLNDHDLFMDINFYALSVNDISMAKAAKDKAELLLSRSNSCTSTHSTCSRPSCSLCSDSISENDSESYTEESESEDSPRRRKFKKILTQSQIPPLPILATKNYDNNLVSTSFNDETTSKNSDNTLSTNFNDSNYKLTSGITKFSSSSFGKSNSYKLKDDNHEFKNIHKDDLSSSFRNLRVNNHYKRENFFKKTTNDQQLIDTDILREQKSNDNDFLTTSFDSSHSIEIPNSVEYSFMNVDNNAQRLLNNENNNSFDTNVAGIDEKSSNNFINLDNNLVSTSFNEEGDNTIIKNDKKLLDNLSSDIEIDDENLNREGIIEVPPPPPAMTKSLENYLNNLPKKNIQLSKSTPGLSCIDDTIIKFQKQKKYYSSVLQNSQSVSTILQNQDKKNHITKKTYRFNYDLDCVQYSGSCDNLNGQEYSSDRIKSSIDSRFLKNDDNQIFKNFNREFKAGSNVPPLPVINSPEKPKVKFSNTVTHILVPGTGQPYRPIQKRPATKLHQMDPKRELAESLPLCLGNEDYLKDFQPLSNSGDPNNPMIKEPIKTEEAAKIKVVHFGLL
- the LOC122861092 gene encoding 39S ribosomal protein L48, mitochondrial; protein product: MAVFILRKVLKSQLANQMMTVSRYSQFADLYTPDYLELMKPKIPLYPTINIQVKGYNFPVLEQFQKLVHQLAENMDIDVENSYALPGKSLKIKKYKLGSSVLDAEYKLEIYERNIQISHMSTPKLPILIRMMEAALPEGVTMTVDEWTFEKDELRYVPDKELMDLKVELEGMQRKKS